From Carettochelys insculpta isolate YL-2023 chromosome 22, ASM3395843v1, whole genome shotgun sequence, one genomic window encodes:
- the ARAF gene encoding serine/threonine-protein kinase A-Raf isoform X2 encodes MEPPPIVVQVGAATPPAMESSLHSLCGCTPVTSLMRRCPESSCAVANGLRVDCPVPVEMPRGPAPDESPTAEPGGGAGAGTVKVYLPNQQRTVVNVRPGATVYDALDKALKVRGLNQDCCVVYRCLGGTKLVTNWDTDITPLEGQVLYVEVLDEVPLTMHNFVRKTFFSLAFCDFCLKFLFHGFRCQTCGYKFHQHCSSRVPSVCFDLAVAHQHVYSHGPYPDVQGQDSPSAWPSPAPLTPQLTSSHRQHLSPDAFSFPEPPSGGPPLQRHRSTSTPNVHMVSTAEPPDSASPQSPAASFLMEVPGGGEVSPPGSSSARDPAGRRGPPPKSPPQPPKERKGSASSAEDKKKVKALGYRDSGYQWEVPPHEVTLLRRVGAGSFGTVYQGRWHGHVAVKILKVTQPTAQQVQAFKNEMQVLRRTRHVNVLLFMGFMTRPSFAIITQWCEGSSLYRHLHVCETRLDAPARTEVARQTAQGMDYLHAKNIIHRDLKSNNIFLHEGLTVKIGDFGLATVKTRWSGARQVEQPRGSVLWMAPEVIRMQDGSPYSFQSDVYAYGVVLYELSTGSLPYAHVRSRDQILFMVGRGYLSPDMSRVPSTCPKALKRLMVNCLKFNREERPLFPQILAAVEQLQRFLPKLERSVSEPTLHRASHPDPLGSSPPSPLRPLA; translated from the exons ATGGAACCTCCTCCCATAGTGGTGCAGGTGGGGGCTGCTACTCCCCCGGCAATGGAATCTTCCCTCCATAGCCTTTGCG GCTGCACCCCCGTGACCTCCCTCATGCGGCGCTGCCCGGAATCATCCTGTGCCGTCGCCAATGGCCTGCGTGTGGATTGCCCGGTGCCTGTGGAGATGCCCCGGGGGCCAGCGCCGGATGAGAGCCCCACAGCTGAGCCAGGCGGAGGCGCTGGCGCCGGTACTGTCAAGGTCTATCTGCCCAACCAGCAGCGGACTGTG GTCAACGTGCGGCCGGGAGCCACTGTCTACGACGCCCTGGACAAAGCACTGAAGGTGCGAGGGCTGAACCAGGACTGCTGTGTGGTGTACCGGTGCCTGGGCGG GACGAAACTGGTGACCAACTGGGACACGGACATCACCCCCCTGGAGGGGCAGGTTCTCTATGTCGAGGTGCTGGACGAGGTGCCACTCACCATGCACAACTTC gtccgTAAGACCTTCTTCAGTCTGGCCTTCTGCGACTTCTGCCTCAAGTTCCTCTTCCACGGGTTCCGCTGCCAGACCTGCGGCTACAAATTCCACCAGCACTGCAGCAGCCGCGTGCCCAGTGTCTGCTtcgacctggctgtggcccaccagcA cgTTTACAGCCACGGCCCATACCCTGACGTGCAGGGGCAGGATTCCCCctcggcctggcccagcccagcccctctaaCGCCACAACTCACCAG ctcccaCCGGCAGCACCTCAGCCCAGATGCCTTCAGCTTCCCGGAGCCCCCCAGTGGGGGGCCGCCCCTCCAGCGCCACCGCTCCACATCCACCCCCAACGTGCACATGGTGAGCACTGCCGAGCCCCCAGACAGCGCCAGCCCCCAG AGCCCGGCCGCCAGCTTCCTGATGGAGG TGCCAGGCGGGGGGGAAGTTTCCCCGCCAGGCTCCTCCTCTGCCCGGGACCCTGCTGGACGCCGCGGCCCACCCCCCAagtcccccccacagccccccaaggAGCGAAAGGGGTCAGCATCGTCGGCCGAGGACAAGAAGAAGGTG AAGGCCCTGGGCTACCGGGACTCGGGCTACCAGTGGGAGGTGCCCCCCCACGAGGTGACACTACTGCGCCGGGTGGGCGCCGGCTCCTTCGGCACCGTCTATCAGGGCCGCTGGCACGGCCACGTAGCTGTCAAGATCCTCAAGGTGACGCAGCCCACGGCCCAGCAGGTGCAGGCCTTCAAGAACGAGATGCAAGTACTCAG gcGGACCCGCCACGTGAATGTGCTGCTGTTCATGGGGTTCATGACACGGCCCAGCTTCGCCATCATCACGCAGTGGTGCGAGGGCAGCAGCCTGTACCGGCACCTGCACGTCTGCGAGACCCGGCTGGACGCCCCCGCCCGCACCGAGGTGGCGCGCCAGACCGCCCAGGGCATGGA TTATCTTCATGCCAAGAACATCATCCACCGGGACCTGAAATCCAATA aCATCTTCCTGCACGAGGGGCTTACGGTGAAAATCGGGGACTTCGGCCTGGCCACCGTGAAGACGCGCTGGAGCGGGGCCCGCCAGGTCGAGCAGCCTCGGGGCTCCGTGCTCTGGATG GCACCCGAGGTGATCCGCATGCAGGACGGCAGCCCCTACAGCTTCCAGTCCGACGTCTACGCCTACGGCGTGGTGCTGTACGAGCTCAGCACCGGCAGCCTGCCCTACGCCCACGTCCGCAGCCGCGACCAG ATCCTGTTCATGGTGGGCCGGGGCTACCTGTCCCCTGACATGAGCCgggtgcccagcacctgccccaagGCCCTGAAGCGGCTCATGGTGAACTGCCTCAAGTTCAACCGGGAGGAGAgacccctcttcccccag ATCCTGGCCGCGGTGGAGCAGCTGCAGCGCTTCCTGCCCAAGCTGGAGCGAAGTGTGTCCGAGCCCACCTTGCACCGTGCCTCCCACCCCGACcccctgggctcctctcccccgTCGCCCCTGCGCCCCCTTGCCTAG